One window from the genome of Emys orbicularis isolate rEmyOrb1 chromosome 10, rEmyOrb1.hap1, whole genome shotgun sequence encodes:
- the DET1 gene encoding DET1 homolog yields the protein MDHDAPTIRPRRIQNQNVIHRLERRRISSGKAGTHWHQVRVFHQNVFPNFTVVNVEKPPCFLRKFSPDGRYFIAFSSDQTSLEIYEYQGCQAAEDLLQGYEGEILANGNDQRSVNIRGRLFERFFVLLHITNVASNGEHLNRECSLFTDDCRYVIVGSAAYLPEEPHPPFFEVYRNSESVTPNPRSPLEDYSLHIIDLHTGRLCDTRTFKCDKVILSHNQGLYLYKNILAILSVQQQTIHVFQVTPEGTFIDVRTIGRFCYEDDLLTLSAVYPEVQRDTQTGMANPYKEPFINSLKHRLLVYLWRRAEQDGSAMAKRRFFQYFDQLRQLRMWKMQLLDESHLFIKYTSEDVVTLRVTDPSQPSFFVVYNMVTTEVIAVFENTSDELLELFENFCDLFRNATLHSEAVQFPCSASSNNFARQIQRRFKDTIVNAKYGGHTEAVRRLLGQLPISAQSYSGSPYLDLSLFSYDDKWVSVMERPKTCGDHPIRFYARDSGLLKFEIQAGLLGRPINHTVRRLVAFTFHPFEPFAISVQRTNAEYVVNFHMRHSCT from the exons ATGGATCATGACGCTCCGACCATCAGGCCCCGCAGAATCCAGAACCAGAATGTCATCCACCGCCTGGAGCGCCGAAGGATCAGCTCTGGTAAGGCCGGCACCCACTGGCACCAGGTCCGGGTCTTCCACCAGAATGTCTTCCCCAACTTTACTGTGGTCAACGTTGAGAAGCCGCCCTGCTTCCTGCGCAAGTTCTCCCCCGATGGGCGCTACTTCATCGCTTTCTCCTCGGACCAGACCTCCCTGGAGATCTACGAGTATCAGGGCTGCCAGGCAGCAGAGGATCTCCTGCAGGGTTATGAGGGAGAGATCTTGGCCAATGGCAACGACCAAAGATCTGTCAATATCCGTGGGCGGCTCTTTGAACGTTTCTTCGTCTTGCTTCATATCACCAACGTGGCCTCCAATGGTGAGCACTTGAACCGCGAGTGCAGTTTGTTCACAGATGACTGTCGCTATGTAATTGTGGGCTCTGCTGCCTACCTGCCCGAGGAACCTCACCCCCCATTTTTTGAGGTTTATCGCAACAGTGAGTCGGTGACCCCAAATCCCAGGTCCCCTTTGGAGGACTATTCTCTGCATATCATAGATCTTCACACAGGTAGACTGTGTGACACAAGGACATTCAAATGTGACAAAGTCATCTTGTCTCACAACCAGGGCCTATACCTGTATAAGAATATCTTGGCTATTCTCTCTGTGCAGCAGCAGACTATTCATGTCTTTCAAGTGACACCTGAGGGCACATTCATTGATGTACGGACTATAGGTCGCTTCTGCTATGAGGATGATCTCCTGACCCTCTCCGCTGTCTATCCAGAAGTGCAGCGAGACACTCAGACAGGGATGGCAAACCCGTACAAAGAGCCCTTCATAAATTCTCTGAAACACAGACTGTTGGTGTACCTGTGGAGGAGGGCAGAGCAGGATGGGAGTGCAATGGCAAAACGGAGGTTCTTCCAGTACTTTGATCAGTTGAGGCAGCTGCGCATGTGGAAAATGCAGCTGTTGGATGAGAGCCATCTGTTTATTAAATACACCAGTGAAGATGTGGTCACGTTGCGGGTGACAGACCCTTCACAG CCTTCATTCTTTGTTGTGTACAACATGGTGACCACAGAGGTTATTGCTGTGTTTGAGAACACTTCGGATGAGCTACTGGAGCTCTTTGAGAACTTCTGTGACCTCTTCAGGAATGCCACCCTGCACAGCGAGGCTGTCCAATTTCCCTGCTCAGCTTCCAGTAACAACTTTGCCAGACAGATCCAGCGCCG GTTTAAGGACACTATTGTGAATGCAAAGTATGGAGGGCACACAGAGGCTGTGCGGAGGCTGCTGGGTCAGCTCCCAATCAGCGCTCAGTCTTACAGCGGCAGCCCTTACCTTGACCTCTCCCTCTTCAGTTATGATGACAAGTGGGTGTCAGTCATGGAACGGCCAAAGACGTGTGGAGATCACCCCATCAG ATTTTATGCCCGGGATTCTGGCCTTCTGAAGTTTGAAATCCAAGCAGGACTCTTGGGCCGACCCATCAATCACACAGTACGACGCCTGGTTGCATTCACCTTTCACCCCTTTGAGCCCTTTGCCATCTCGGTGCAGCGGACTAATGCAGAATACGTTGTTAATTTCCACATGAGGCACAGCTGCACATAG